CCGACGATGTCGTTGAGCGCGTCGCGGTCGACCGACGGGTTCTCCGAGCGCAGCGCGAACACGGCGAGGAAGCCGGCGTTGGCCTTGGCCACCACCACGCCCTGCGCGGTCACTTCCGAGGGCAGGCGCGGCGTCGCCAGCGACACCTTGTTCTGCACCTGCACCTGCGCGATGTCGGCGTTGGTGCCGGTCTCGAAGGTCAGGGTGATGGTGGCGGTGCCGCTGGAGGACGACGAGGAGTTGAAGTACAGCAGGTGGTCGATACCGGTGAGCTGCTGCTCGATGACCTGGGTGACCGCGCGCTCGGTGGTGCTGGCGCTGGCGCCGGGGTAGGTCGCGGTGACCGTGACCTGCGGCGGGGCGATCGAAGGATAGGACTCGACGCCCAGGTTGAGGATGGCGATCACGCCGCTGAGCGAGATCAGGATCGCCACCACCCAGGCGAAGACCGGGTGTTCGATGAAGAACTTAGGCATGGCGGGGGTCCGTTACTGCTGCTCGGGCTTGGAATCGGCCGCGGCGGCCGGCGTGTCGCCGGTCGCTGCGCCCTGCGGTTGGGCGGCGGCCTGGCCCTGCGGCGCTGCGGCCTGGCCTTGCTGGCCTTGCGGCGCGCCAGCGCCCTGGCCCGGCGCGCCGCCCGGCGTCCACGGCGTGGCCTTGGCCGGGGTTCCTTCCTTGGCCTTCTGCAGGCCGCTGACGATCACCTGGTCGCCGGCCTGCAGGCCGGAGGTGATGATCCACTTGCCCTCCTGCTGGCCGACCGTGACCACGTCCTTGCGCCCCACCTTGCCGTCCTTGCCGACCACCAGCGCATAGGCGCCCTTGGCGTCGCGCAGGATCGCTTCCTGCGGGATCAGGAAGGCGTTGTTGCGCTGGCCCAGGTTGGCGGCGAAGGTCACGAACGCGCCGGGCAGCAGCACGCGGTCCGGGTTCGGCAACAGCGCGCGCAGGGTCACCGAGCCGGTGCTCGGGTCGACCGCGGTGTCGGAGAAGTCCAGGGTGCCGGACTGGGCGTAGGTGCTGCCGTCGCCGAGCTTGACCTGCACGGTCGACTTGCCTTCCGCGTTCAGCGCCACGTTGCCCTGCGCCTGCGCCTGGCGCAGCTGCGCCATTTCGTCCGAGCTCATCGAGAAGTTCACGTACAGCGGGTCGAGCTGGTCGATCGTGGTCAGCAGCGTGGTGTCGCCCTGGCCGACCAGCGCGCCTTCGGTGACCTGCTGCTTGCCGGCGCGGCCGGAGATCGGCGCGGTGACGGTGGCGTAGCCCAGGTTGATGCGCGCCGATTCCACCGCCGCGCGCGCCTGCTGCACCGACGCGGCCGAGGTGCGCTCGGTGGCTTCGGCGGCGTCCAGGTCGGACTTGGACACGTAGGACTGCGGGGCCAGGCTGCGCGCGCGGGAGGCGGCGACCTTGGCGTTGGCGTAGGTCGCCTCGGCCGCGGCCAGCTGGCCCTGCGCCGAGGCCAGCGAGGCGCGCAGCGGCGCCGGATCGATCTGGAACAGCGGCTGGCCCTCCTTCACGTCGGTGCCTTCGGTGTACAGGCGCTTCTCCAGCACCCCGGCCACGCGCGCGCGCACGTCGGCGCTGCGGTATGCGGACAGGCGCCCGACCAGTTCGCGCTGCAGCGGCAGCGACTGCGGCTTGGCTTCCAGCACGCCGACTTCCGGCGGCGGCATGGCCTGCTGTTCCTCTTTCTTCTTGCAGGACGCCAACACCACCACGACGGCGCAGGCCAGGGCGAGGGAACGCAACGGGGAGGTCATCGGGTGGTACTCCGGTCTGGTGTTGAAAACGAAAGGGAAGGGCGTGCGGCGAACGCGCGCAGAAAACTGTCGACGGCGAATTCGGCCCAGGCGCGCTGCGCGGCGGCATCGCTGCGATGGGCGGTGTGGAAGCGCTGCCGCTCGAAATCCATGCCGACGATCATGCTCAACAGCAGTTCGGCCATGAAGTGCGGATCGTCATGCCGCAACTGGCCGGCGGCGATCGCCAGCTGCAGGCGCTCGCTCAGGCTGTGCATCAGCGCCTGCGCGCTGTCGCGGAACAGGGCGCGGGCTTCGTCGGGGAAATGCCGCGATTCGGCGGCGATCAGCTGGGAGCTCTGCAGCACGCGCGGCTCGGACAGCTGCTCCAGGTGCTCGCAGGCGAAGCGCAGCAGGCTGCCGCGCAGGTCGCCCTGCGCCGGGCCCAGGTGGGTGATGCTCAGTTCCATGTGGTTCTGCAACACCCGCTGCAGCAGGTCCTGCTTGCTGCCGTAGCGGCTGTACAGGGTCTGCTTGGAACAGCCAGCGCGGGCCGCCACCGCGTCCATGCTCAGGCGCATGCCTTCCTCTGCCAGCAGTTCGCGCACGGCGTCGTACACGCGCTGATCGCGCGCCTGACGCAGGGAGGCGGGGGCGGGGGAGGTGCTCATCGAATGTGGACTATACCGTCCAGTTTAGAATTGGAACAGCCTTGACAGGAGCGCGCCGATCGCGACAAGGCGCGACAGCGGCGACGCTCCGCGGGCCCAGGTTATGGCGGCGTGAGGAGGGCGCGCCGCGACTTTGCGCGATATGGCGCGTCGGCGCGCGCCGGGCTCCGGTTTGCGCCATGCAGCAAGGTAGTTGAACGCGCCCCCGGTACAATTCCGGCTTTCCCATCGAGCATCGTTGTTGCTCCCGTCATGAAACCCAAACAAGCCGCTTCCCGTTCCCGCACGTCCTCGGCCGGATCCTCCAGCAAGTCCGCGTCCAAGCCCGCTTCCAAGTCCGCTCTGCCCACGCCCAAGACGCCCTCCCGGCCTGCGCTCAAGAAGGCCCCGGCCGCGCCGGCCGCCGGCAAGCGCGGCGCTGCGCGCGCGGACGCCAATGCGCGCGTGATCGACGCGGCGCCGGCTGCCGCCGCTGCCGGTTTCAGTCTGGAGCCGGTGTACGCGGCGCTGCGCAAGCGCTACCCGAGCGCGCGCCAGGCCGAGGCGCAGGCGTTCGCCGAGGAGTTCTACCGGCGCATGGAGGAGGACGAGTTCCCCCACCACAGCGCGCAGGAATGGGCGGCGCTGGCGGCCTCGACGCTGGAGTTCGCGCGCAGGCGCAAGCCGGGCACGGTCAACGTGCGGGTGTTCAACCCGAGCCTGAAGGAAGACGGCTGGGAGTCCTCGCACACGGTGCTGCAGATCGTCAACGACGACATGCCGTTCCTGGTGGACTCGGTGAGCATGGCGCTGTCGGAACTGGGCATCGGCGTGCACGTGCTCGGCCACCCGGTGCTGCGCATGAGCCGCGACAAGGGCGGCAAGCTGGAGGCGGTGGGCGAGGGCAAGCCGGAATCGCTGATGCTGCTGGAGATCGACCGCCAGCCGCCGGAGGACATGCCGCGGGTGGACGCGGCGATCCAGCGCATCCTCGGCGAGGTGCGCAACATCGTCCGCGACTGGAGCGGCATGCGCGAGAAGATGCTGGCGCTGGCCGACGACCTGACCACGCGGCGCCTGCCGGTGGACGACAAGGGCCGGCGCGAGGCGCAGGAATTCCTGCGCTGGGCCGCAGCCGACCATTTCACCTTCTTCGGCTACCGCGAGTACCGGGTCGAGAAGCAGGGCGGCGAAGACGTGCTGGCGCCGCTGGAGGACAGCGGCCTGGGCCTGCTGCGCGGCCACGACAAGTCGCCGGCGCGGCCGGTGCGCACGCTGGCCGCGCACGGCCTGAGCGAGTCCGGGATCAAGGACGCGCTGATCCTGACCAAGACCAATGCGCGCTCGCGGGTGCACCGCAGCGGCTACATGGACTACATCGGCGTGCTGGAGTTCGACGCCAAGGGCCGCATCGTCGCCGAGCAGCGTTTCCTCGGCCTGTTCACCTCCAGCGCCTACAACCGCCGGCCGTGGGAGATCCCGCTGGTGCGCGAGCGCTACGACTACGTGATGCGCAAGTCCGGGCTGACCCCCAGCAGCCACAGCGGCAAGGCGCTGCGCCACATCCTGGAGACGCTGCCGCGCGAGGAGCTGTTCCAATCCAACGAGGAAGAGCTGTACCGCACCGCGATGGGCATCCTCGGCCTGCAGGAACGGGTGCGCAGCCGCCTGTTCCTGCGCCGCGACAAGTACGGCCGTTTCATCTCCGCGCTGGTCTACATCCCGCGCGAACGCTTCAACACCGACGTGCGCCTGCGCATCGAGGCGCTGCTGAAGGACGCGCTGCACGGCGAGTACATCGACTCCAGCGTGGTGCTGGGCGAATCGCCGCTGGCGCAGCTGCACCTGATCGTGCGGCCCAAGCCTGGCGAGGCGCTGGAATTCGATACCACCGAGCTGGAATCGCGCCTGGCGCACCTGCTGCGCAACTGGCAGGACGACCTGCGCGAGGCGCTGGTCGCCAGCCGCGGCGAGCGCGACGGGCTGCGCCTGTCGGCCAGCTACGGCCGCGCGCTGCCGGCCGGCTACATCGAGGAATCCACCGCGCAGATCGCCGCGCGCGACGTCGAGCGCCTGGCCGCGCTGCGCGGCCCCGACGACCTGCACCTGAGCCTGCAGGCGCTGCGCCGCGACGGCGCCGACAGCCTGCGGCTGAAGCTGTACCGCCAGCGCGACGACCTGCCGCTGTCGGACGTGCTGCCGATGATGGAGAACCTGGGCCTGCGGGTGATCTCCGAGCGCCCATACCGGCTCACCGTGGACGGCACCGTGCTGTACATCCAGGACTTCGAGGTGGAGCCGCTGGCCGGCAGCATCGACGTGGAGCGCGCCGATGCGCCGCTGTGCGAGGCGTTCGTGCGCATCTGGCGCGGCGACGCCGAGAACGACGGCTTCAACCGGCTGATCGTCGGCGCCGGCCTGGGCTGGCGCCAGGTGGCGATCCTGCGTGGCTACTGCAAGTACCTGCTGCAGACCGGCGTGCCGTTCTCGCAGGCCTACGTGGAAGAGACCTGCAGCCGCTATCCGCTGCTGGCGCGGCTGCTGGTGGAACTGTTCGAAGCGCGCTTCGACCCGGCCACCGGCAACGAGAGCAAGGCGCAGATCGCCGACGGCCAGGCCGCGCTGGCGGCGCAGCTGACCCTGCTGGCCGGCGGCGACGAGGCCGCGCTGAAGGCGCTGCAACCGGTGATCGACGCGCGCCGCGGCAACCGCGACGCGCAGCTGGAGGCGGCCAACGCGGCGCTGCTGAAGCTGTTCGACCAGGTCGCCAGCCTCGACGAGGACCGCATCCTGCGCAGCTTCAAGGGCGTGATCGAGGCGACCCTGCGCACCAGCTACTACCAGACCGGCAAGGACGGCGGCCCGGGCCACTGCATCAGCTTCAAGCTCGATTCGGCCAAGGTGCCGGAGCTGCCCAAGCCGCGCCCGTACCGCGAGATCTTCGTGTACGGCCCGCGCGTGGAAGGCGTGCACCTGCGCTTCGGCGCGGTGGCGCGCGGCGGCCTGCGCTGGTCGGACCGGCGCGAGGATTTCCGCACCGAGGTGCTGGGCCTGGTCAAGGCGCAGATGGTCAAGAACACGGTGATCGTGCCGGTCGGCGCCAAGGGCGGCTTCTTCTGCAAGCGCCCGCCCGCCGGCGGCGACCGCGACGCGGTGCTGGCCGAGGGCATCGCCTGCTACAAGCTGTTCATCCAGGGCCTGCTCGACATCACCGACAACATCGTCGGCGGCAAGATCGTGCCGCCGCCGCAGGTGGTGCGCCACGACCAGGACGATCCGTACCTGGTGGTCGCCGCCGACAAGGGCACCGCCACGTTCTCCGACATCGCCAACGGGCTGGCGCTGGACCACGGCTTCTGGCTGGGCGACGCGTTCGCCTCCGGCGGCTCGGTCGGCTACGACCACAAGGGCATGGGCATCACCGCGCGCGGCGCCTGGGAATCGGTCAAGCGCCACTTCCGCGCGCTGGGCCGCGACTGCCAGAGCGAGGACTTCAGCGTGGTCGGCATCGGCGACATGTCCGGCGACGTGTTCGGCAACGGCATGCTGCTGTCGCGGCACATCCGCCTGCTGGCCGCGTTCGACCACCGCCACATCTTCCTGGACCCGAACCCGGACGCGGCCGCCTCGTTCGCCGAGCGCGAGCGCCTGTTCAAGCTGCCGCGCTCCAGCTGGGCCGACTACGACGCCAAGCTGATCAGCGCCGGCGGCGGCATCTATCCGCGCACGCTCAAGTCGATCGAGATCAGCGCGCCGGTGCGCGAGGCGCTGGGCCTGGAAGCGAGCGTCAAGCAGCTCTCGCCGAACGAGCTGATGAACGCGATCCTCAAGGCGCCGGTGGACCTGTTCTGGAACGGTGGCATCGGTACCTACGTCAAGGCCGCCAGCGAGACCCATGCCGATGTCGGCGACCGCGCCAACAACGGCCTGCGCGTCAACGGCGGCGAGTTGCGCTGCAAGATCGTCGGCGAGGGCGGCAACCTGGGCCTGACCCAGCTCGGCCGCATCGAGGCCGCGCAGGTCGGGGTGCTGCTCAACACCGACTTCATCGACAACTCCGCCGGCGTGGACACCTCCGACCACGAGGTCAACATCAAGATCCTGCTCAACGACGTGGTGCAGGCGAAGAAGCTGAGCGTGGAGGCGCGCAACACGCTGCTGGCGTCGATGACCGACGAGGTCGCCGAGCTGGTGCTGTGGGACAACATCCGACAGAACCAGGCGCTGAGCCTGATGGAGCGGATGAGCGCCAAGCGCCTGGGCTCCAAGCAGCACTTCATCCGCACCCTGGAAGCGCAGGGCCTGCTCGACCGGCAGATCGAATACCTGCCCTCGGACGCGGAGATCTCCGCGCGCAAGGCGCGCGGCCAGGGCCTGACCCGGCCGGAGCTTGCTGTGCTGCTGTCCTACTCCAAGCTGGTAGCGTTCCAGCAGCTGCTGGAATCGGACATCCCCGAGGACCCGTACCTGTCCAAGGAGCTGCAGCGCTACTTCCCGCAGCCGCTGCAGAAGAAGTACGCCGATGCGATGGAGCGGCACCGCCTCAAGCGCGAGATCATCGCCACCGCGGTCACCAACACCACCATCAACCGCATGGGCGCGACCTTCCTGATGCGCATGCAGGAAGACACCGGGCGCAGCATCGGCGAGGTGGCCAAGGCGTACACGATCAGCCGCGAGACGCTGGACGCGCGCGCGCTGTGGACGCAAATCGACGCGCTGGACGGGCAGGTGCCCGAGTCGGTGCAGATCGATGCGCTGGAAGTGATCTGGAAGCTGCAGCGCGCGTTCGTGCGCTGGCTGCTGTTCCGTCCCGGCCCGATGCCGGGCATCACCGCGGCGGTGGACCGCTACCACGAGCCGTTCAACGACATCCGCGTGGCCTCCGGCGTGCTGCCGGACGCGCAGCGCCCGCTGTACGAGGCGCTGGTGCAGGAATGGCAGGACAAGGGCCTGCCGCCGGCGCTGGCGCAGCAGCTGTCGGAACTGCGCTTCCTGGAGCCGGCGTTCGACATCATCGAGATGGCGCGCACCCGCAAGCTCAAGCCGGTGGAGGTGTCGAAGGTGCACTTCCGCCTCGGCGAGGCCCTGCAGCTGCCGTGGCTGTTCGAGCAGATCGACGCGCTGGAGGTCAACGGCCGCTGGCACGCGGTGGCCCGTGGCGTGCTGCGCGACGAACTGGCCAAGCACCACAGCGCGCTGGCCGGCCAGGCGCTGGCGTTGCCGGGCGCCAATGCCGAGGCCAAGGTGCAGCACTGGCTGCAGCGCGACGACAGCAGCCTGCGCTTCACCTTGAACATGCTGCAGGAACTGGCGGCGCAGAAGACGCTGGACTACCCGACCGTGTCGGTCGCGGTGCAGCGGCTCGGGCAGCTTGCGGCGCACGGGGTCTGACCCCGCGGTCAGGTCCGCGCCGCGGGCCTGACCGAACGTTGCAGGCGTCGGCTACGGCGCCCAGTCCCTGCAGCCGACGCCGCGCCCCCTTCGCCAAGGGGACTTTGCCTCAGAGGCCGCTGGTCGCAAGCCAGCGGCGCTCTTCGGTGCCGACGCCACGCTCCCGATGTGGGGCATGCGCCGTCGCGCCGGTCCATCCGGTTCGGCGCATGGCCGTTCGCCGCGCTTGCAGCGGCTCTGCCGGAAAAAGACCGTGATCTATCTTGCCATCCTCGCCATCGCCCTGCTGCTGATCGTGATCCAGGCCCGGCGGCCCTCGCTGGGCGTGCGGCTGGAGCGCGCGCTGCACGAAGCACGGCAAGGCAAGCTGGCGCCGTTGCGGGCGCTGTCAAAAAAATCCTTCGGCGATGCCGCGTATGCGCTGTTTCTGCATCTGGACGGCAACGGCGAGCAGGCAGCGGCCCTGGCCGCGTTGAAGCGCGCGGTCTATGCCCGTACCTGGCTGGACAACCGCTACAGCCTCGCGCAACGGGAATACGGCCGGCGTCGTTTTCTGGGGGTGGGCACCGAACCGGATCACGCCGCGCTGCTGGCGCAATGGGGCAGCCCTGGCTGGCGCGAGGGGGCTGGCTGGGAGCCCGAGCTGGCCTGGATACAGGCCTGCGGCCCGGAGGCGTGCAGGGACCTGCCGCGCGCGTGGTACTGGTTGTGCCTGGCCGATGCGCGCCAGCGCGAAAGCGTGGGCGACATCCAGTCCGTGGAGCTGGCCGACCGGCTCCGGGCAAGCCTGAGCGGCGTTCTGCCGGCGCCGGTACGGCAGGAAATGCAGGAACAGGCCGCGCGCACCGTCCACAACGATTACATGTCCGGGCGATAGCGCTGGCGGTATCGATGGAGCGCAGACTGCCCGGCCGAACACGCGGCGCAGGCCATCGGACCGTTGTCGGCCGGTACGCCGCGCAGACGCGCAATGGCGCACGAGCGCGGCCCGGTGTGCGGGGCCGCGCGCGCCGGTAACGGCGCGCCGGGTATGATCGGGGCCATGAATGCTTCCGTGCTGCCTTCCGCTCCCCGTATCTGTTTTCTTGCCAGCAGCGCGCCGCCTGCGCTGCAGGCGCGCGATCAGCTGATCGCGCGTTACGGCGACCACGCGCCGGCCGACGCCGACGTGCTGTGCGCGCTCGGCGGCGACGGTTTCATGCTGCAGACGCTGCATCGCCACGGCGGCCTGGGCAAGCCGGTGTTCGGCATGAAGCTGGGCACGGTCGGGTTCCTGATGAACCAGTTCCGCGACGACGACCTCGCCGTGCGCCTGGCGCAGGCCGAGCCGGCCAAGCTGCGGCCGCTGGAGATGCTGGCGCAGACCGAGTCCGGCACCACCACCGGCTCGCTGGCCTACAACGAAGTATCGCTGCTGCGGCAGACGCGCCAGGCTGCGCACGTCAGCATCGACCTCAACGGCCAGACCCGGGTCGACGAACTGATCTGCGACGGGGTGATGGTGGCCACGCCGGCCGGCAGCACCGCGTACAACTCCTCGGCGCACGGCCCGATCCTGCCGCTGGGCTCGCACACCCTGGCGCTGACCCCGATCGCCCCGTACCGCCCGCGGCGCTGGCGCGGCGCGATCCTCAAGGCCGATACCGAAGTGCGCCTGCGCGTGCTCGACCACTACAAGCGCCCGGTCAGCGTCACCGCCGACTCGCACGAGACCCGCGACGTGGTCGAAGTCACCATCCGCGAATCGCGCGACCGCCTGGTCACGTTGCTGTTCGATCCGGAGCACAATCTGGAGGAGCGGATCTTGAGCGAGCAATTCATGGTGTGAGGCGGGGATTGGTGCGTCGGGATTGGGGATTCGCAACAGCGGGTCTGCTGCTCCGATGCGCTCTCTCTTGCGTCCCGCCAGCAAGCCGCTTTTCCAATCCCCGATCTCCGATCCCAACAAGTCCGATCCAGCAAGCCGCTGTTGCCAATCCCGAATCCCCAATCCCGAATCCCCGCCCAAATGTCCGACAACGCCCCCCGCCTGCTGACCGTCGCGATCACCTCGCGCGCCCTGTTCGATCTGGAGGAGGGCCACGCGCTGTTCGAGCAGCAGGGCGTGGACGCGTACAGCGCGTATCAGCGCGAGCGCGAGGACGACGTGCTCGCGCCGGGCGTGGCGTTCCCGGTGGTGCGCAAGCTGCTGGCGTTGAACCAGGGCACGCCGCCGGAGACGCCGCCGGTGGAGGTGATCCTGCTGTCGCGCAATTCCGCCGACACCGGGCTGCGCATCTTCAATTCGATCCAGCACTACGGGCTGGGCATCGTCCGCGCCACCTTCACCTCGGGCGAACCGACCTGGCCCTACGTCAAGCCGTTCGGCACCGACCTGTTCCTGTCGGCCAATCCGGACTCGGTGCGGCGCGCGCTCAGCCACGGCATCGCCGCGGCGACGATCCTGCCCAAGCCGCCGGGCGAGCGCGCGCAGGAGGCGGCCGCGGCGGCCGGGGCGATCGATTCCGAACGCCTGTCCACCCAGCTGCGCATCGCCTTCGACGGCGACGCGGTGATCTTCGGCGACGAGGGCGAGCGTTTCTCGCGCGAGCAGGGGGTGGAGGCGTTCGGCCGCTACGAGCGCGAGAACGCGCGCGAGCCGCTGACCGGCGGGCCGTTCCGCAACTTCCTGTCCGCGCTGCATGCCCTGCAGTCCGCGTTCCCCGCCGGCGAGGCCTCGCCGATCCGCACCGCGCTGGTCACCGCGCGCTCGGCGCCGGCGCACGAGCGGGTGATCCGCACGCTGCGCGAGTGGGGCGTGCGCCTGGACGAGGCGCTGTTCCTCGGCGGCCGCCACAAGGGGCCGTTCCTGCAGGCGTTCGGCGCCGACATCTTCTTCGACGATTCGCAGCACAACATCGACAGCGCCGCGCGCGAGCGCGTGGCCGCCGGGCACGTGCCGCACGGCGTGGCCAACCTCATCGCCAAGCCGTGAGCGCGGCGTCCGGCAGCGGCGGCGGCCGCTGGGCCACGTTGCGCCGGCTGCTGCGGCCGGACCGCTCCGAGGCGGGCGCCGTGCGTCCGGGGCGGCCCTACGTGGAGCGCGGCTGGCGCTACACCAGCCTGCAGTTCAAGGGCGAAGTGACGCAGAGCCGGATGCACACCTGGTGGCCGCACGTGCTGCACGTGGGTTATACCCGCAGCATGCTCGGCGCGCTGCTGCTGCGCCCGGATCCGCGGTGCGTCGGCATCGTCGGCCTGGGCGGCGGCTCGCAGGCCAAGTTCTGTTATCGGCACCTGCCGCAGGCGCGGATCGAGGCGATCGAGGCCGATGCCGACGTGCTGGCGCTGCGCGCGGCCTTCCACATCCCGGCCGACGACGCGCGCTTCCAGGCGCTGCACGGCGACGGCGCGCAGCTGTTGCCGCAGCGCCGCGGCCGCTACGACCTGCTGCTGCTCGACGCCTACGACGCCGACGGCATCCCCGCGGCGCTGCGCACCCGCGGCTTCTACGACGACTGCCACGCCGCGCTGGCGCCCGGCGGCGTGCTGGCGGTGAACCTGTACGACACCGACACCCGCCAGCACCTGGCGCACCTGCGCAAGAGCTTCGGCGGCCGCGTGCTGCGCCTGGACGAGCCGGAGATGGACAACCATGTGGTATTCGCCTGGACCGGCGACGTGCAGGCGCTGGATGCGCGCGCTGCGCTGGCGCGCCTGCCGTGGTCCGCGCGCTGGCAGCTGCGCCCTGCGTTCCAGCGCCTGCAGCAGGCGTTCGAGGCGACCGCCTGGCGCCGCTGAGCGGTGCGCCCCCTGCGCCCTGCCGCAAGCC
The Xanthomonas sp. AM6 DNA segment above includes these coding regions:
- a CDS encoding efflux RND transporter periplasmic adaptor subunit — encoded protein: MTSPLRSLALACAVVVVLASCKKKEEQQAMPPPEVGVLEAKPQSLPLQRELVGRLSAYRSADVRARVAGVLEKRLYTEGTDVKEGQPLFQIDPAPLRASLASAQGQLAAAEATYANAKVAASRARSLAPQSYVSKSDLDAAEATERTSAASVQQARAAVESARINLGYATVTAPISGRAGKQQVTEGALVGQGDTTLLTTIDQLDPLYVNFSMSSDEMAQLRQAQAQGNVALNAEGKSTVQVKLGDGSTYAQSGTLDFSDTAVDPSTGSVTLRALLPNPDRVLLPGAFVTFAANLGQRNNAFLIPQEAILRDAKGAYALVVGKDGKVGRKDVVTVGQQEGKWIITSGLQAGDQVIVSGLQKAKEGTPAKATPWTPGGAPGQGAGAPQGQQGQAAAPQGQAAAQPQGAATGDTPAAAADSKPEQQ
- a CDS encoding TetR/AcrR family transcriptional regulator, with the translated sequence MSTSPAPASLRQARDQRVYDAVRELLAEEGMRLSMDAVAARAGCSKQTLYSRYGSKQDLLQRVLQNHMELSITHLGPAQGDLRGSLLRFACEHLEQLSEPRVLQSSQLIAAESRHFPDEARALFRDSAQALMHSLSERLQLAIAAGQLRHDDPHFMAELLLSMIVGMDFERQRFHTAHRSDAAAQRAWAEFAVDSFLRAFAARPSLSFSTPDRSTTR
- a CDS encoding NAD-glutamate dehydrogenase domain-containing protein translates to MKPKQAASRSRTSSAGSSSKSASKPASKSALPTPKTPSRPALKKAPAAPAAGKRGAARADANARVIDAAPAAAAAGFSLEPVYAALRKRYPSARQAEAQAFAEEFYRRMEEDEFPHHSAQEWAALAASTLEFARRRKPGTVNVRVFNPSLKEDGWESSHTVLQIVNDDMPFLVDSVSMALSELGIGVHVLGHPVLRMSRDKGGKLEAVGEGKPESLMLLEIDRQPPEDMPRVDAAIQRILGEVRNIVRDWSGMREKMLALADDLTTRRLPVDDKGRREAQEFLRWAAADHFTFFGYREYRVEKQGGEDVLAPLEDSGLGLLRGHDKSPARPVRTLAAHGLSESGIKDALILTKTNARSRVHRSGYMDYIGVLEFDAKGRIVAEQRFLGLFTSSAYNRRPWEIPLVRERYDYVMRKSGLTPSSHSGKALRHILETLPREELFQSNEEELYRTAMGILGLQERVRSRLFLRRDKYGRFISALVYIPRERFNTDVRLRIEALLKDALHGEYIDSSVVLGESPLAQLHLIVRPKPGEALEFDTTELESRLAHLLRNWQDDLREALVASRGERDGLRLSASYGRALPAGYIEESTAQIAARDVERLAALRGPDDLHLSLQALRRDGADSLRLKLYRQRDDLPLSDVLPMMENLGLRVISERPYRLTVDGTVLYIQDFEVEPLAGSIDVERADAPLCEAFVRIWRGDAENDGFNRLIVGAGLGWRQVAILRGYCKYLLQTGVPFSQAYVEETCSRYPLLARLLVELFEARFDPATGNESKAQIADGQAALAAQLTLLAGGDEAALKALQPVIDARRGNRDAQLEAANAALLKLFDQVASLDEDRILRSFKGVIEATLRTSYYQTGKDGGPGHCISFKLDSAKVPELPKPRPYREIFVYGPRVEGVHLRFGAVARGGLRWSDRREDFRTEVLGLVKAQMVKNTVIVPVGAKGGFFCKRPPAGGDRDAVLAEGIACYKLFIQGLLDITDNIVGGKIVPPPQVVRHDQDDPYLVVAADKGTATFSDIANGLALDHGFWLGDAFASGGSVGYDHKGMGITARGAWESVKRHFRALGRDCQSEDFSVVGIGDMSGDVFGNGMLLSRHIRLLAAFDHRHIFLDPNPDAAASFAERERLFKLPRSSWADYDAKLISAGGGIYPRTLKSIEISAPVREALGLEASVKQLSPNELMNAILKAPVDLFWNGGIGTYVKAASETHADVGDRANNGLRVNGGELRCKIVGEGGNLGLTQLGRIEAAQVGVLLNTDFIDNSAGVDTSDHEVNIKILLNDVVQAKKLSVEARNTLLASMTDEVAELVLWDNIRQNQALSLMERMSAKRLGSKQHFIRTLEAQGLLDRQIEYLPSDAEISARKARGQGLTRPELAVLLSYSKLVAFQQLLESDIPEDPYLSKELQRYFPQPLQKKYADAMERHRLKREIIATAVTNTTINRMGATFLMRMQEDTGRSIGEVAKAYTISRETLDARALWTQIDALDGQVPESVQIDALEVIWKLQRAFVRWLLFRPGPMPGITAAVDRYHEPFNDIRVASGVLPDAQRPLYEALVQEWQDKGLPPALAQQLSELRFLEPAFDIIEMARTRKLKPVEVSKVHFRLGEALQLPWLFEQIDALEVNGRWHAVARGVLRDELAKHHSALAGQALALPGANAEAKVQHWLQRDDSSLRFTLNMLQELAAQKTLDYPTVSVAVQRLGQLAAHGV
- a CDS encoding NAD kinase — protein: MPSAPRICFLASSAPPALQARDQLIARYGDHAPADADVLCALGGDGFMLQTLHRHGGLGKPVFGMKLGTVGFLMNQFRDDDLAVRLAQAEPAKLRPLEMLAQTESGTTTGSLAYNEVSLLRQTRQAAHVSIDLNGQTRVDELICDGVMVATPAGSTAYNSSAHGPILPLGSHTLALTPIAPYRPRRWRGAILKADTEVRLRVLDHYKRPVSVTADSHETRDVVEVTIRESRDRLVTLLFDPEHNLEERILSEQFMV
- a CDS encoding 5'-nucleotidase; this translates as MSDNAPRLLTVAITSRALFDLEEGHALFEQQGVDAYSAYQREREDDVLAPGVAFPVVRKLLALNQGTPPETPPVEVILLSRNSADTGLRIFNSIQHYGLGIVRATFTSGEPTWPYVKPFGTDLFLSANPDSVRRALSHGIAAATILPKPPGERAQEAAAAAGAIDSERLSTQLRIAFDGDAVIFGDEGERFSREQGVEAFGRYERENAREPLTGGPFRNFLSALHALQSAFPAGEASPIRTALVTARSAPAHERVIRTLREWGVRLDEALFLGGRHKGPFLQAFGADIFFDDSQHNIDSAARERVAAGHVPHGVANLIAKP
- a CDS encoding fused MFS/spermidine synthase; translated protein: MSAASGSGGGRWATLRRLLRPDRSEAGAVRPGRPYVERGWRYTSLQFKGEVTQSRMHTWWPHVLHVGYTRSMLGALLLRPDPRCVGIVGLGGGSQAKFCYRHLPQARIEAIEADADVLALRAAFHIPADDARFQALHGDGAQLLPQRRGRYDLLLLDAYDADGIPAALRTRGFYDDCHAALAPGGVLAVNLYDTDTRQHLAHLRKSFGGRVLRLDEPEMDNHVVFAWTGDVQALDARAALARLPWSARWQLRPAFQRLQQAFEATAWRR